A region of Ochotona princeps isolate mOchPri1 chromosome 9, mOchPri1.hap1, whole genome shotgun sequence DNA encodes the following proteins:
- the PLAG1 gene encoding zinc finger protein PLAG1 isoform X1, whose amino-acid sequence MATVIPGDLSEVRDTQKVPSGKRKRGETKPRKNFPCQLCDKAFNSVEKLKVHSYSHTGERPYKCIQQDCTKAFVSKYKLQRHMATHSPEKTHKCNYCEKMFHRKDHLKNHLHTHDPNKETFKCEECGKNYNTKLGFKRHLALHAATSGDLTCKVCLQTFESTGVLLEHLKSHAGKSSGGVKEKKHQCEHCDRRFYTRKDVRRHMVVHTGRKDFLCQYCAQRFGRKDHLTRHMKKSHNQELLKVKTEPVDFLDPFTCNVSVPIKDELLPVMSLPSSELLSKPFTNTLQLNLYNTPFQSMQNSGSAHQMITTLPLGMTCPIDMDAVHPSHHLSFKYPFSSTSYAISIPEKEQPLKGEIESYLMELQGGAPSSSQDSQASSSSKLALEPQSGSLEDGAGDLALSKSSISISDSLNTPALDFSQLFNFIPLNGPPYNPISVGSLGMSYSQDETHSSVSQLPPQTQDLQDPASTLGLGSLHSLSAAFTSSLSTSTTLPRFHQAFQ is encoded by the exons ATGGCCACTGTCATTCCTGGTGATTTGTCAGAAGTGAGAGATACCCAGAAAGTCCCATCAGGGAAACGTAAGCGTGGTGAAACCAAACCAAGAAAAAACTTTCCTTGCCAACTGTGTGACAAGGCCTTTAACAGTGTTGAGAAATTAAAGGTTCACTCCTACTCTCACACAGGAGAGAGGCCCTACAAGTGCATACAACAAGACTGCACCAAGGCCTTTGTTTCTAAATACAAATTACAAAG GCACATGGCTACTCATTCTCCTGAGAAAACCCACAAGTGTAATTATTGTGAGAAAATGTTTCACCGGAAAGACCATCTGAAGAATCACCTCCACACACATGACCCTAACAAAGAGACATTTAAGTGTGAAGAGTGTGGCAAGAACTACAACACCAAGCTTGGGTTTAAACGTCACTTGGCCTTGCATGCCGCCACCAGCGGGGACCTCACCTGTAAGGTGTGTTTGCAGACTTTCGAAAGCACGGGAGTGCTGCTGGAGCACCTTAAATCGCATGCAGGCAAGTCATCCGGTGGGGTGAAAGAGAAGAAGCACCAGTGCGAGCACTGCGATCGCCGCTTCTACACCCGCAAGGATGTCCGGAGACACATGGTGGTGCACACTGGAAGAAAGGACTTCCTCTGTCAGTACTGTGCACAGAGATTCGGCCGGAAGGATCACCTAACTCGACATATGAAGAAGAGTCACAATCAAGAGCTTCTGAAGGTGAAAACGGAACCAGTGGATTTCCTGGATCCATTTACCTGCAACGTGTCTGTGCCTATAAAAGATGAGCTCCTGCCGGTGATGTCCTTGCCTTCCAGTGAACTGCTTTCAaagccattcaccaacactctGCAGTTAAACCTCTACAACACTCCATTTCAGTCCATGCAGAACTCGGGATCTGCCCACCAAATGATCACAACTTTGCCTTTGGGAATGACATGCCCCATAGATATGGATGCTGTTCATCCCTCTCACCACCTTTCTTTCAAATATCCATTCAGTTCTACCTCATACGCAATTTCGATTCCTGAAAAAGAACAGCCATTAAAGGGGGAAATTGAGAGTTACCTGATGGAGCTACAAGGTGGGGCACCCTCCTCATCCCAGGATTCCCAAGCGTCATCCTCTTCCAAGCTAGCCTTGGAGCCTCAAAGCGGGTCCCTCGAAGATGGTGCAGGGGATCTCGCCCTGTCCAAAAGCTCAATCTCCATCAGCGACTCTCTCAACACACCAGCCTTGGATTTTTCTCAGTTGTTTAATTTCATACCATTAAACGGTCCTCCGTATAACCCTATATCTGTGGGGAGCCTTGGAATGAGCTATTCCCAAGACGAAACACATTCTTCTGTCTCCCAGCTCCCCCCACAAACACAGGATCTGCAAGATCCTGCGAGCACTCtaggccttgggtctctgcactcgCTCTCTGCAGCTTTCACCAGTAGCTTAAGCACAAGCACCACCCTGCCACGTTTCCACCAAGCTTTTCAGTAG
- the PLAG1 gene encoding zinc finger protein PLAG1 isoform X2, translating to MATHSPEKTHKCNYCEKMFHRKDHLKNHLHTHDPNKETFKCEECGKNYNTKLGFKRHLALHAATSGDLTCKVCLQTFESTGVLLEHLKSHAGKSSGGVKEKKHQCEHCDRRFYTRKDVRRHMVVHTGRKDFLCQYCAQRFGRKDHLTRHMKKSHNQELLKVKTEPVDFLDPFTCNVSVPIKDELLPVMSLPSSELLSKPFTNTLQLNLYNTPFQSMQNSGSAHQMITTLPLGMTCPIDMDAVHPSHHLSFKYPFSSTSYAISIPEKEQPLKGEIESYLMELQGGAPSSSQDSQASSSSKLALEPQSGSLEDGAGDLALSKSSISISDSLNTPALDFSQLFNFIPLNGPPYNPISVGSLGMSYSQDETHSSVSQLPPQTQDLQDPASTLGLGSLHSLSAAFTSSLSTSTTLPRFHQAFQ from the coding sequence ATGGCTACTCATTCTCCTGAGAAAACCCACAAGTGTAATTATTGTGAGAAAATGTTTCACCGGAAAGACCATCTGAAGAATCACCTCCACACACATGACCCTAACAAAGAGACATTTAAGTGTGAAGAGTGTGGCAAGAACTACAACACCAAGCTTGGGTTTAAACGTCACTTGGCCTTGCATGCCGCCACCAGCGGGGACCTCACCTGTAAGGTGTGTTTGCAGACTTTCGAAAGCACGGGAGTGCTGCTGGAGCACCTTAAATCGCATGCAGGCAAGTCATCCGGTGGGGTGAAAGAGAAGAAGCACCAGTGCGAGCACTGCGATCGCCGCTTCTACACCCGCAAGGATGTCCGGAGACACATGGTGGTGCACACTGGAAGAAAGGACTTCCTCTGTCAGTACTGTGCACAGAGATTCGGCCGGAAGGATCACCTAACTCGACATATGAAGAAGAGTCACAATCAAGAGCTTCTGAAGGTGAAAACGGAACCAGTGGATTTCCTGGATCCATTTACCTGCAACGTGTCTGTGCCTATAAAAGATGAGCTCCTGCCGGTGATGTCCTTGCCTTCCAGTGAACTGCTTTCAaagccattcaccaacactctGCAGTTAAACCTCTACAACACTCCATTTCAGTCCATGCAGAACTCGGGATCTGCCCACCAAATGATCACAACTTTGCCTTTGGGAATGACATGCCCCATAGATATGGATGCTGTTCATCCCTCTCACCACCTTTCTTTCAAATATCCATTCAGTTCTACCTCATACGCAATTTCGATTCCTGAAAAAGAACAGCCATTAAAGGGGGAAATTGAGAGTTACCTGATGGAGCTACAAGGTGGGGCACCCTCCTCATCCCAGGATTCCCAAGCGTCATCCTCTTCCAAGCTAGCCTTGGAGCCTCAAAGCGGGTCCCTCGAAGATGGTGCAGGGGATCTCGCCCTGTCCAAAAGCTCAATCTCCATCAGCGACTCTCTCAACACACCAGCCTTGGATTTTTCTCAGTTGTTTAATTTCATACCATTAAACGGTCCTCCGTATAACCCTATATCTGTGGGGAGCCTTGGAATGAGCTATTCCCAAGACGAAACACATTCTTCTGTCTCCCAGCTCCCCCCACAAACACAGGATCTGCAAGATCCTGCGAGCACTCtaggccttgggtctctgcactcgCTCTCTGCAGCTTTCACCAGTAGCTTAAGCACAAGCACCACCCTGCCACGTTTCCACCAAGCTTTTCAGTAG